The Metarhizium brunneum chromosome 5, complete sequence sequence CCTCCCAAAGTCCAGTCTCAGTCCCCAATCCAGGTCCCCAATCAGCCAGGTCCCTCCAGGCTCCCCCAAAactcctcctcgcccgccACAACCTCCCCTTCTAATCCACCACAAAACATCGCCATCGTGCACCCGCTGTTAGGTCAACACAGGCGTCGCGCTTCTCGCTacaaaaccaccaccagcgcGCATCTCCAGCGACCGCCTCGGAGCACTTGTCGCGCCCCCAAAACCCACAGCTCGTCCACAACCACCAGCTTGCCACATTATGCCGCGCCagaccaagaaggccgaCGATAAGAAAGTTGCCGTCGCGCCCGCACCAACCATGATTCCTGCGCCCACAGCTGGAGTTATTCCTCAGCCGCCCATTCCCATCGGCGTCACCCAGCGCGTCGTTGATAATGAGAGCTTCCTCCGGGTGCGCGATTCGGTAAGTTGACCGGCCTTTTTTCTCTTGCATCTATCTATGCCTGTACGGTTTCGCATATGTCCGCGTGTGCCTCGAGTCGGATGAGCTCTCTCTGCATGCCGACGAGCTTTCAAGTGCATTCATTTTTGGCTGAATAAGCTCATGCAAGTGCTTGAGGCTTCGAACGAGTAACTGGTGCAGACGGCGGTTTATGCAATGGTCTGTTGCAGAGACGCGAAGAATGGCGGCCTGCTTTCTACGCTCTCTCTAAGCTCGTTCGGAGCTACCCTGACGGACCATAGCTTTCTGCGATGAGCTCAACCACGCACAGTGCTGAATCGCTCGCGCAGAGTGAAGAATTCATCACCAGTACCCTTGAGAGAATTTCCAAACCCACAATGTCCTTGTTATTCTTTTTACTATTTTTTCTCTCCCCTTCCCATTCGGTGCAAGACCGCGACTGTAGCTCTCTCACCCACCCACCTTTGTTTACATTGAAGACCCCGCGCCGCGTCTGCGCTGGATCCGCCCCGCCATGAACCATCAGCGGCTTAGCTCTGCACCACGTCTTGCAGGGGTAGCTTCAGCAGCCGAGGAGCTTGAGCATGCTgcagcttctccaagctATGCCTGATACGGAGAGCTTTTGGAGAGATGCCCGCAACGCGATTCGGTCGTGATGCATGGTGTTGAGGCACAGGACCATTACCTCCCCGGATTTTCCTTTGACACATGCTGAGCGCGTTATTTCTCGAATTCACTCATATCGAACCCTTTTCTCAAATTGGTGCTGTTGCAATGCAGAGTGCTAACCCGGACAACAGGCTGTTGGCCGCCTGACCACCATTCTGGAGCTCCTGCGGTCTTTCACCCAGGACTACATCCGCCAGACCAACCTTTTGCTTGGTGAGCCCACCGCCGAGGGCCAGGGTGACCTGCTCAGCTCTTTCGAGACGGCTGCTGCTCAGCTCATGATGCCCGTTACTGGTGACATGGCTGCTCCCgttgaggagaagaaggagcgCAAGAAGCGTACTCACGACCCCAACGCCCCCAAGCGCCCTCTCACACCCTACTTCCTGTACATGCAGCATGCCCGCTCAATCATTGCTAATGACCTTGGTTCTGAGGCTCCCAAGGGTGCCGTTCAGGAGGAGGGTCAGCGTCGGTGGGCCAACATGAGCCCTACAGAGAAGAAGGGCTGGAACACTGCTTACCAGTACAACCTGCGCCTCTACAATGCCCGTGTTCACTCTTACAAGAACGGCAATCCTCTAGCCAAGAACAtgagcgacgaggaggcccTCAAGTATGCCGACGAGTTCCAGGTTCCCATGCCCTCTATCAAGGATGAGGCTGCTCATGAGGCACCCGCCAATGAACAGGAAGCTATTACCGAACAGCTCcaggacgaggccaagacACCTAAGAAGGCTGCTCCTCGCAAGCGCAAGACTGCCACTCCTGCTGCTGACACCACCATTACTgagacggccaaggccacgCCCGCCAGCCCTGAAAAGAAGCGAAGACGTACATCCACCAAGCCCGCTGAAGATGAGCCCAAGAAGTCTGGACGCAAGAAGACTAAGAGCTCTTAGATGCCCTGACGTTTTGGTTTTGCTTTTTCAGCGCTCCCTACTTTTGTTCTTGGTGGTGCAAACAACACACGTGACGACCTATAATTGCTCTCTGTATAGTCACCGAGGGTTCTGGGTCAGCAAGCACCAAATACGCCTTTATCTACAAATTAGATGAAGGAATGTGATATACCCATGCGACATCTCTAGCATGCTCATGCTTATGCTGTCAAATCTCTTAAATGGCTTGTCGGAAGTGTTGGGAGCACGTCTTCTCAAATGCTGCTGCCATTTGTCTTTTTCAGGGCAGGAGTCTTTGTTTATTTAGTATCTTAGGGTTGGCTGGTGTCTTATCGCATGCGCGGGCATATTCTCCATGCTTTGGTCATGGGCCCGGGCAGGGTGGGAGGGAAAGGGTGTAAAAACGGAGACGCCAAAGGGAGTGCGGCTCACTTTTCTTGTGAAGGGATCTGGGATAACGGCTGGGTTTGATTTTGTTTTCCCCCCGTCTATTACAGGCGCGGGCATGGGTTGGTTTTTGTGCCGTGTATGTTCGATACGCATGGACTGTACTCACAGTTACAGTATTTTGATCGCAATGCCGTAATGAAAGCAATGATTATTATACTATGAGTTTTGCTTGCACAGAGCTGAGCTGGGATATGACGTGCATTTGCAACCGTATTGAACATGATCCTTGCCTCTCGTTTTCTATCTTGTGCATGGTCCAACTTGCTCGCTTTTGCTATACATACGCCCATGTCTCGACTGTTCTGATCATCTTGGTATTTACGCACAAATGACTTCAAAGCTCACACCAACTTGCAAGAAGTCTGGTATAGCTGGGGGCTGTGGGTAGCTACTTCCCAATTTGGGGCAGGTGTGGCCGTGATGGTCTTGGGGCTACGCCTGGACACGAAGAACTTGGACCTTCAATAAACCTTTTTGCTGAGGACCTTTGTTTTTGGTACATTGAGACGTACTCCGTTGCTATCTAATGTAACGTGTGATATCGATAAAAAACGCCTAACTACCACGCTATGAGCCCAAACATGCTTAAAAAAACACCGTGAGTTTTCAACCCAACGCATTCTTTGTCGTTaactcccccctcccccccaaaCACTCGTTCCATATCTAGTCCTCCCGGTTTCCAAtatggtgacgacggcatccCAACATTCCTCTCTTTAGACGCAGGATTTCTTCAACACTGCTAGTAAACGTACCACGTCTGCGTCAGCGGCAACGTCTCCGCCGGTGCGGCGCTGCACACTTTGCCATCCGCCTCGACGACATAGCTCTCGGGGTCGACCTTCATCTTGGGCATGGCGTCATTCAGGCGCATGTCCTTCTTGCCTATGTCTCTGCAGTTGCGGACGGCCTCAACGCGGCTTCGGAGGCCGTACGACGCGGCCGTCCCCGAGGAGATGCACGCCTCCGAGACGAAGAGCACCTTGGTGCTGGGCACGAGCGGCGCGTACATGGGACGCCCGATGGTGGGTTGGATCGTGGGGATGGAGCCATTCGCGTCGCCCTGGATAGTGTGAGCATGTATGTTctggggaaaaaaaaacgcagAAGGAACAAGGAAGACTGACCATCATTGCCCAGGCCGCCATTCCGGCCTTGAGCACAAGCGACGGCTTCGTACCGAACCAAGCCGGGTCCCAGATGGCCAGGTCCGCCAGCTTGCCTACCTCGATGCTGCCGATGAGGTGGGAGAAGCCCTGGGCGATGGCGGGATTCACCGTGTACTTGCTCACGTAGCGGCGGACCCTGAAGTTGTCGGCGTCGGaggcctcgtcctcgggcaGCTTGCCGCGCTggagcttgttcttgtgcGCCGTGTTCCAGGTGCGCAGGATGACCTCGCCGCAGCGGCCCATGGCCTGCGAGTCGGAGCtcatgatgctgatggcGCCCATGTCCTGCAGcacgtcctcggcggcaatggtTTCGGCGCGGATGCGCGACTCGGCAAAGGCCACGTCCTCGGGGATGTTCTTGGACAGGTGGTGGCACACCATGAGCATGTCGAGGTGCTCGTCGAGCGTGTTGTTGGTGAAGGGCCGTGTCGGGTTGGTCGACGCTGGCAGCACGTTGGGGTGCTCGACGACGGAGATGATGTCGGGcgcgtggccgccgcccgcgccctcgGTGTGGTACGTGTGGATGGTGCGGCCCTTGAACGCGGCGATGGTCTGCTCGACGAAGCCCGACTCGTTGAGCGTGTCGGTGTGGATGCAGCATTGCacgtcgagctcgtcgcaCACGCCGAGGCAGGCGTCGATGGCTGCCGGCGTCGCGCCCCAGTCCTCGTGGACTTTGAGCCCGCATGCCCCGGCTGTGATTTGCTCGCGGAGGGCCTCGGGGGACGAGTCGCATCCTTTGCCTGTGAGGCCGATGTTGAGCGGGAGGGCGTCGCAGGCCTGGAGCATGGCGCGGATGAGGTTCTTTCCTGGCGTGCAGGTTGTGGCGTTGGAACCGGCGCTGCGTGTTTTGCCCATTATTAGCATTGCTGAAGCTTAATTTTGGTTTGAGATGCATAGCGAAGGAAGAAGCAACAAACCTCGGACCGGTGCCGCCCCCCAAAAACGTGGTTATGCCCGAAGCCAAGGCCTCGTTCGCCTGCTGCGGACAGATGTAATGGATGTGGGTGTCAATGCCACCGGCGGTGACAATcttgccctcggcggcgacgacgtcggTACAGCTGCCGACAACCATGTTGGGGGTGACGCCGTCCATGACGTCCGGGCTCCCGGCCTTGCCAATGCCGACAATGAGGCCGTCCTTGACGCCAATGTCGGCCTTGTAGATGCCGGTCCAGTCGACAATCAGGGCGTTGGTaacgacgacgtcgagcaCCTCGACGTCGCGGCGGCCCGTGGCCTGGCCCATGCCCTCGCGCAgcgtcttgccgccgccaaacttGCACTCGTCGCCGTACGAGGTCATGTCGCGCTCGACCTGGATCCAGAGGTGGGTGTTGCCGAGACGGACGAGATCGCCGGTGGTGGGGCCGAACATGGCGGCGTAGGCGGTGCGGTCCATCTGGAACATGTCGATGTGGACGGCGTCGCCGCGCGggtcggcctcggcgacaTGCGCGAACCCGGCCGCCTGCAGACCGGCCACGACGTCAGCCGCGCGCCGGCGCTCGACGATGCCCGAGGCGaggccgttgccgccgcgcATAACGCGCCCGCCGCCCATCTCGACGAGCGTCACCGTCTTGGTGTCGCCCGGCTCGAAGCGCACCGAGGTGCCTGCCGCAATGTCCAGCCGGTAGCCGTACGCGCGCCCGCGGTCAAACTCCAGCTGCGCGTTGACCTCGATGAAGTGGTAGTGCGAGCCGACCTGGATGGGGCGGTCGCCCTTGCTCGTGACGCGCAGCCGGATCCTCGCGCGGTTCTGGTTCAGCACCACGCGGCCACGCACCGCCACCACGGCCCCGGGCTGCTTGTCCAGCGCGTACTCCGAGTCCGGCGGCAGCGGGAACGCCTCCGTGTCCGGCACGGGGAGGAAGCTGCCGTACAGCGCACGCCGCAggtcgccgtcgtcggtggCGATGGGGTTGTGGACGGTGACGAGATATGTGCCCATGGGGAACGTCCCCTCCACCTGGATCTCGCGGAGCGTGCTGCACACCGCCGGGAGGACGTGCCGCCGTCCGAGCATCGTCGCGCCGAGGGCCATGAGATCCGCGACCGAGTGATTGCCATCGCGGATGAGTTCATGGAGGTTGTTCGCGATCAGGGCCTTGGGACACCCGTGTTAGTTGA is a genomic window containing:
- the ure1 gene encoding Urease encodes the protein MYLSPKELDKLVISQLGLLAQRRLARGVRLNHSEATALIANNLHELIRDGNHSVADLMALGATMLGRRHVLPAVCSTLREIQVEGTFPMGTYLVTVHNPIATDDGDLRRALYGSFLPVPDTEAFPLPPDSEYALDKQPGAVVAVRGRVVLNQNRARIRLRVTSKGDRPIQVGSHYHFIEVNAQLEFDRGRAYGYRLDIAAGTSVRFEPGDTKTVTLVEMGGGRVMRGGNGLASGIVERRRAADVVAGLQAAGFAHVAEADPRGDAVHIDMFQMDRTAYAAMFGPTTGDLVRLGNTHLWIQVERDMTSYGDECKFGGGKTLREGMGQATGRRDVEVLDVVVTNALIVDWTGIYKADIGVKDGLIVGIGKAGSPDVMDGVTPNMVVGSCTDVVAAEGKIVTAGGIDTHIHYICPQQANEALASGITTFLGGGTGPSAGSNATTCTPGKNLIRAMLQACDALPLNIGLTGKGCDSSPEALREQITAGACGLKVHEDWGATPAAIDACLGVCDELDVQCCIHTDTLNESGFVEQTIAAFKGRTIHTYHTEGAGGGHAPDIISVVEHPNVLPASTNPTRPFTNNTLDEHLDMLMVCHHLSKNIPEDVAFAESRIRAETIAAEDVLQDMGAISIMSSDSQAMGRCGEVILRTWNTAHKNKLQRGKLPEDEASDADNFRVRRYVSKYTVNPAIAQGFSHLIGSIEVGKLADLAIWDPAWFGTKPSLVLKAGMAAWAMMGDANGSIPTIQPTIGRPMYAPLVPSTKVLFVSEACISSGTAASYGLRSRVEAVRNCRDIGKKDMRLNDAMPKMKVDPESYVVEADGKVCSAAPAETLPLTQTWYVY